One genomic segment of Paenibacillus durus includes these proteins:
- a CDS encoding GbsR/MarR family transcriptional regulator, producing the protein MNDLEGLAPEQIDRISKARERVIDSIGKNMDLYGVTLSIGHLYGYMYFKQGPVTLDELSQSMGMSKTSMSTGVRTLLDLKMIDKVWGKGTRKDLFEASSDWYQNFSDYFSIKWRKAVESNMNALTKSLNEIRSIKEEYSEDEALAALLSKDEDKIEDAIKYYRWLLKLIVALETGKIFELIPKEE; encoded by the coding sequence ATGAATGATTTAGAAGGGCTCGCGCCCGAGCAAATAGACAGAATAAGCAAGGCCCGGGAGCGCGTCATCGATTCCATCGGCAAGAACATGGATCTGTACGGCGTGACTCTGTCCATCGGCCATTTGTACGGATATATGTATTTCAAGCAGGGTCCGGTTACGCTGGACGAGCTGAGCCAATCGATGGGGATGAGCAAGACGTCCATGAGCACGGGTGTGCGGACGCTGCTTGATCTGAAGATGATCGATAAGGTATGGGGGAAAGGAACGCGGAAGGATCTGTTCGAGGCCTCATCCGACTGGTACCAGAATTTCAGCGATTATTTCTCGATTAAGTGGAGAAAAGCGGTGGAGAGCAACATGAACGCCCTAACTAAATCTCTGAACGAGATCCGGTCGATTAAAGAAGAGTACAGCGAGGATGAAGCGCTGGCCGCTCTGCTGAGCAAGGATGAGGACAAAATCGAAGACGCGATAAAATATTACCGCTGGCTGCTGAAGCTGATCGTGGCTCTGGAAACCGGCAAAATATTTGAACTGATTCCGAAGGAAGAATAG
- a CDS encoding MarR family winged helix-turn-helix transcriptional regulator → MREILREIGMIARAFDSISNIEFKELELTKGQYLYLIRICEQPGIIQEKLAEMIKVDRTTASRAIAKLELQGFVEKRSDPDNRKIKKLYPTAKGEEVYPFLKRESDYSDQSALAGLSDEEIETLYKLLKKVRRNTEQDWEYVKKGNKRSY, encoded by the coding sequence TTGAGAGAGATTTTACGTGAGATCGGGATGATTGCCAGGGCGTTCGACTCAATCAGCAATATCGAATTCAAGGAACTGGAGCTGACGAAGGGGCAGTATTTGTACCTGATCCGCATCTGCGAGCAGCCGGGGATCATTCAGGAGAAGCTGGCCGAGATGATCAAGGTGGACCGCACGACCGCGTCGCGCGCCATCGCCAAGCTGGAGCTTCAAGGATTTGTCGAGAAGCGCAGCGATCCGGACAACCGAAAGATCAAGAAGCTGTATCCAACCGCTAAAGGGGAAGAAGTGTATCCTTTTTTGAAAAGAGAATCCGACTATTCCGACCAATCGGCCCTGGCGGGCTTGTCCGATGAGGAAATCGAGACTCTATACAAGCTCCTGAAGAAGGTAAGGCGGAACACGGAACAGGACTGGGAATATGTAAAAAAGGGCAACAAGCGAAGCTATTAG
- a CDS encoding GNAT family N-acetyltransferase yields the protein MNWYLKAFDELSNLELYNILKARTNVFVVEQNCPYSEVDGKDPACHHLYLEDQGEIIAYLRILPPGVAYPEASVGRFIVDPKLRGTGLGRELFGRGLAFVRESLRETRMKIHAQAYLQDFYASFGFEPVSDVYLEDGIPHIEMLLSAGE from the coding sequence ATGAACTGGTATCTGAAAGCATTTGACGAGCTGTCCAATCTGGAGCTGTACAATATTTTGAAGGCAAGAACCAATGTTTTCGTCGTAGAACAGAACTGCCCCTATTCCGAGGTGGACGGCAAGGACCCGGCCTGCCATCATCTGTACCTGGAGGACCAAGGCGAGATTATCGCCTACCTGCGAATTCTGCCTCCGGGCGTGGCTTATCCCGAAGCGTCAGTCGGCCGGTTCATCGTCGATCCGAAGCTCCGGGGAACGGGCCTCGGAAGAGAGCTGTTCGGCAGGGGACTTGCTTTTGTCAGAGAAAGCTTGCGGGAAACCCGTATGAAAATCCATGCGCAGGCTTATCTTCAAGACTTCTACGCTTCCTTCGGCTTCGAGCCGGTGTCGGACGTCTATCTGGAAGATGGAATTCCGCATATCGAAATGCTTCTGTCGGCGGGAGAATAA
- a CDS encoding guanylate kinase, protein MGRIIVLYGPSASGKTEIQRQLTGPGFPRIITATTRPARANETGGVHYLFLDKESFREKIARGELIEWTEYNGEWYGTLRSSIEEAIAGPADANIILDLAGVLALKERYQEHILALYIGADLASLARRLAERGGDAAERANRLRKAREQELTEAYMQPADAVLWNNDGTDFTETLNRVREIIASHRREA, encoded by the coding sequence TTGGGACGCATTATTGTGCTGTACGGTCCGTCCGCTTCCGGCAAAACCGAAATTCAGCGGCAGTTGACGGGCCCCGGATTTCCACGAATCATCACGGCGACGACCCGCCCGGCACGGGCGAATGAAACGGGTGGCGTACATTACTTGTTCCTGGACAAAGAAAGCTTCCGGGAGAAAATCGCGCGCGGGGAGCTGATCGAGTGGACCGAGTATAACGGAGAATGGTACGGAACGCTGCGTTCGAGCATCGAGGAAGCCATAGCCGGTCCGGCGGACGCCAATATCATCCTGGATCTTGCAGGCGTACTTGCGCTTAAAGAGCGCTACCAAGAGCATATCCTCGCCCTCTACATCGGCGCGGACCTCGCCTCTCTTGCCAGAAGGCTGGCCGAAAGAGGCGGAGATGCGGCTGAAAGGGCAAACAGACTGCGCAAGGCCCGGGAGCAGGAGCTCACCGAAGCCTACATGCAGCCTGCGGACGCCGTCCTGTGGAATAACGACGGCACGGATTTCACGGAGACGCTGAATCGCGTCCGGGAAATCATCGCTTCCCATCGGCGGGAGGCGTAA
- a CDS encoding sulfite exporter TauE/SafE family protein: MNEKGKKSLLALLTGTPIGCLGGLIGLGGAEFRLPVLVGLFKYSTRQAVAFNLAVSLVTLISSLAFRLPQAPLKELTAILPVIASFIAGGMIGAYTGANYSKRLSERTLEKVILILLVSIGVLLVAEGVSPVVSSGIPMILPVAILVGIAFGIGIGIVSSLLGVAGGELIIPTLLLVYGVDIKIAGTASVLISLPTVVIGMIKHASNGAYREKKEWSELVFPMGVGSILGSFIGGLLIAYISSSLLKLVLGFILILSAIKMFTKAFKSARVSSVAITPPADGKR, from the coding sequence ATGAATGAAAAAGGAAAAAAATCGCTGCTTGCATTGCTAACAGGAACGCCAATCGGCTGCCTGGGCGGGTTAATTGGACTCGGCGGGGCGGAATTCCGTCTCCCTGTGCTGGTAGGTTTGTTCAAATATTCTACACGGCAGGCGGTTGCTTTCAATTTGGCCGTCAGCCTGGTTACCCTGATCTCCTCGCTGGCTTTTCGTCTTCCTCAGGCACCGCTTAAAGAGCTGACGGCCATCCTGCCGGTCATTGCCTCTTTTATTGCCGGGGGGATGATTGGCGCATACACGGGAGCGAACTACTCGAAGCGGCTGTCTGAACGGACGCTTGAGAAGGTTATTCTCATTCTGCTTGTTTCCATTGGCGTATTGCTTGTAGCGGAAGGCGTCTCTCCCGTTGTCTCCAGCGGAATTCCGATGATTCTTCCGGTTGCCATTCTCGTTGGGATTGCTTTTGGGATAGGAATCGGTATTGTAAGCAGCTTGCTTGGGGTAGCCGGAGGGGAACTGATTATTCCGACTCTGCTGCTCGTTTACGGGGTGGATATCAAGATAGCGGGGACCGCCAGTGTCCTGATTAGTCTGCCGACAGTGGTGATCGGAATGATCAAGCATGCTTCCAACGGGGCTTATAGGGAGAAAAAAGAATGGAGCGAACTGGTCTTTCCCATGGGGGTCGGTTCGATTCTGGGTTCGTTCATCGGCGGGCTCTTAATCGCTTACATCTCTTCCAGCCTGCTGAAGTTGGTGCTGGGCTTCATTCTGATTCTGTCTGCCATCAAGATGTTTACAAAAGCGTTCAAATCCGCACGGGTAAGCAGCGTTGCCATTACGCCTCCCGCCGATGGGAAGCGATGA
- a CDS encoding helix-turn-helix transcriptional regulator produces the protein MSDNTLSYSPEEVSKILKISKGTVYDLIKRGELPSYRIGKKLRVAPADLEAYTRPSYAAPKHQPEAPAVSMEKLILDNHGLIICGQDIVLDVLSRHIEKRNPSIRSLRSYVGSLDGLLSLYRGTANLAAAHLWDGETDEFNIPYVRRLLPGHRCVIVNLVFRNQGFYVAPGNPKNMRSWESLLEPGIHFANREKGSGTRIMLDEWLRSMNADAHSIQGYGHEEMSHIAVASAVARGIADVGIGTEKAAQQVSGVDFIPLKKERYDLVFYKEDMDKPHFQALLATLRSPEFQHEVSGLGGYDTSRCGEIVGEV, from the coding sequence ATGTCCGATAACACGCTTTCCTATTCACCCGAAGAGGTTTCCAAAATTCTCAAAATTTCCAAAGGCACCGTGTATGATCTCATTAAGCGAGGGGAGCTTCCATCCTACCGTATTGGCAAAAAGCTGCGGGTCGCTCCAGCCGATCTTGAAGCATACACCCGCCCTTCCTATGCTGCTCCAAAGCATCAGCCCGAAGCGCCGGCGGTTTCCATGGAGAAGCTGATTCTGGATAATCACGGACTCATCATATGCGGCCAAGACATAGTTCTAGACGTGCTTTCCAGGCATATTGAAAAAAGAAACCCATCCATCCGCTCCCTGCGTTCCTATGTCGGCAGTCTTGACGGGCTTCTCTCCCTATACAGGGGCACTGCGAATCTCGCCGCCGCTCATTTATGGGATGGTGAAACCGATGAATTTAACATTCCTTACGTCCGCAGACTTCTGCCCGGGCACCGGTGCGTAATCGTTAATCTGGTGTTCCGCAATCAGGGATTCTATGTCGCTCCCGGCAACCCGAAGAATATGCGCTCTTGGGAGAGTCTATTAGAACCTGGAATCCATTTTGCTAATCGGGAAAAAGGTTCGGGAACCCGCATCATGCTGGACGAATGGCTGCGCAGTATGAACGCGGATGCCCATTCCATTCAGGGTTACGGGCATGAGGAGATGAGCCATATCGCTGTGGCCAGCGCTGTCGCGCGGGGAATTGCCGATGTGGGGATCGGAACGGAGAAAGCGGCGCAGCAGGTGTCCGGCGTCGATTTCATTCCGCTCAAGAAGGAGCGGTACGACCTTGTGTTTTACAAGGAAGATATGGACAAGCCGCATTTCCAGGCGCTTCTGGCGACTCTGCGGTCGCCCGAATTCCAGCATGAAGTAAGCGGACTCGGAGGCTACGATACTTCGCGCTGCGGGGAGATTGTCGGGGAGGTTTGA
- a CDS encoding C40 family peptidase, protein MKKVILSLLAAAAIFTSAAPRTYASEVNLESVVNQVLGTPYVYGGTTTSGFDCSGFILYVLKKFDVDNLPRTSQSQAKAGTSVAKEDLRAGDLVFFDTLGRGISHAGIYIGDGQFAHSSSRKGVRISKLSDAYYQDRYVTARRVTDENSYSEMVSE, encoded by the coding sequence CTGAAGAAAGTCATCCTATCGCTGCTAGCAGCCGCTGCTATATTTACTTCCGCCGCACCCCGTACATATGCAAGTGAAGTTAATCTTGAGAGTGTCGTGAACCAGGTTCTAGGAACACCATACGTTTATGGCGGTACTACAACCTCAGGGTTCGATTGTTCCGGATTCATCCTCTATGTATTAAAGAAATTTGATGTCGATAATCTGCCGCGCACCTCCCAGTCCCAAGCTAAGGCAGGAACTTCAGTAGCCAAAGAAGATCTGCGTGCCGGTGATTTGGTGTTTTTTGATACATTGGGCAGGGGGATTTCCCACGCAGGAATCTACATAGGTGACGGTCAGTTTGCACACTCTTCCAGCCGCAAGGGAGTAAGAATAAGCAAGCTGTCGGATGCATATTATCAAGACCGTTATGTTACCGCCCGCCGGGTAACGGATGAGAACAGTTATTCTGAGATGGTTAGCGAATAA
- a CDS encoding Fe(3+) ABC transporter substrate-binding protein: MMKRKFFAPLLTGVLAAGLLAGCGADKASEAGTANTEKSEPTAQAAEQVVNIYTARNYDVDALLYKKFTEETGVKVNVIEGKAEELIERMKREGESTQADLFLTVDGGVLNNAKQAGLLQPVTSATIDQNVPKELRDPDNQWIGLSTRARVIVYSKDRVKPEQLSTYEDLTSPAWKGKVLVRPSSSLYNQSLLSSFIELNGEAKAEEWSKGLVANLARTPEGNDRDQAKAIVAGVGDVALMNTYYVGLLINSDDPEEAKVGKSIGVFFPNQDTTGTHVNISGAAVTKYSKNKDNAVKLIEFLTGAEAQTMVTNENFEFPVNAKAELPELLKSWGTFKTQHIDFNKLGVHNAKAIEIINKTGWK; this comes from the coding sequence ATGATGAAGCGTAAATTCTTTGCTCCATTGCTTACGGGAGTACTTGCTGCCGGTCTGTTAGCCGGATGCGGAGCGGACAAGGCAAGTGAAGCCGGTACGGCGAATACAGAGAAGAGTGAGCCGACTGCACAGGCAGCGGAGCAAGTCGTCAATATCTATACCGCCCGGAACTATGATGTAGACGCGCTGCTGTATAAGAAATTCACGGAAGAAACCGGCGTCAAAGTGAACGTCATTGAAGGCAAAGCGGAGGAACTGATTGAGCGCATGAAGCGTGAAGGCGAAAGCACGCAGGCCGACCTGTTCCTCACGGTAGACGGCGGCGTGTTGAACAATGCCAAGCAGGCCGGACTGCTCCAGCCGGTCACTTCGGCAACGATCGACCAGAATGTTCCGAAAGAGCTGCGTGACCCGGACAATCAGTGGATTGGGCTCTCCACACGCGCTCGCGTCATCGTCTACTCCAAGGATCGCGTAAAACCGGAGCAGCTCTCCACCTATGAGGATCTGACCAGCCCGGCCTGGAAAGGCAAAGTGCTTGTCCGTCCATCCTCCAGCTTGTACAACCAGTCCCTGCTGTCCTCCTTCATTGAATTGAACGGCGAAGCGAAAGCCGAAGAATGGTCCAAAGGATTGGTAGCCAATCTGGCTCGCACTCCGGAAGGAAATGACCGTGACCAAGCCAAGGCCATTGTCGCCGGTGTAGGCGATGTAGCGCTGATGAATACGTACTACGTGGGCCTGCTGATCAATTCGGATGATCCGGAAGAAGCGAAGGTCGGCAAAAGCATCGGCGTCTTCTTCCCTAACCAGGATACAACAGGCACCCATGTGAATATCAGCGGCGCGGCTGTAACCAAGTACAGCAAGAACAAGGACAACGCCGTCAAGCTGATCGAATTCCTGACCGGCGCCGAAGCGCAGACGATGGTTACCAATGAAAACTTCGAGTTCCCAGTCAATGCCAAAGCCGAGCTGCCCGAGCTGCTCAAATCCTGGGGAACGTTCAAAACGCAGCACATCGATTTCAACAAACTGGGTGTTCATAATGCCAAAGCAATTGAGATCATAAACAAAACAGGCTGGAAATAA
- a CDS encoding ABC transporter permease: MLPILFVLLSIFNPPNGNWVQIRQYLVKDYIAQTVQLTLTVAVLTALLGVTLAWLTAVYDFPGKQFFRWALILPLAIPPYIAAFTYSTMFSYTGVVQTTLRNRFGMVPNQELITVSSMRGAVLVFTLFLFPYVYLITKSFLEKQSASYIENARLLGRSGLSIFLRIALPLSRPAIAGSISLVIFEVLSDYGVTSYFGIQTVSTAIFQTWFGMYDADSAMRLAAWLMMIVIGLFLVEMLLRKRRAYSSTTSKSRPLVPRRLTGVPGWAAGLLCAIVWCAAFLFPLMQLIVWAGWTFDSMWNAGLFRLIYQTLFVAVVSTLIIMIFSLIAAGANRTRSTASFVLSKAITAGYSMPGAIIAIGVLVVFLKLDKVWAAFHHQLTLGGIPLVLSLTLAMLIAGYVIRFMATGYNAVEVGFEKMGRKYTEASRMLGHGMTATFFKVDLPLIKGAVMSGCLLTFVEICKELPLALILRPFNFETLTTKAYRYASDEQIFEAAIPSLLIIGISLISVYVMHYLDRRWEQ, translated from the coding sequence TTGCTGCCCATTCTTTTTGTACTGCTCTCGATCTTTAATCCGCCAAATGGCAATTGGGTTCAAATCAGGCAGTATCTCGTAAAGGATTATATCGCCCAGACGGTTCAGCTGACGCTAACGGTTGCCGTCCTGACAGCATTGCTCGGGGTAACGCTGGCCTGGCTTACGGCGGTCTATGATTTTCCGGGAAAACAGTTCTTCAGATGGGCGCTGATTCTTCCTCTGGCCATTCCTCCATACATTGCCGCTTTTACATACAGCACGATGTTCAGCTACACCGGCGTTGTCCAGACCACGCTGCGGAACCGGTTCGGAATGGTCCCCAATCAGGAGCTGATTACCGTCTCCTCCATGCGGGGCGCGGTCCTTGTATTCACCTTGTTTTTGTTTCCTTATGTATATCTGATTACCAAATCGTTTCTGGAAAAACAGAGCGCCTCATACATTGAGAACGCCCGGCTGCTGGGAAGAAGCGGCCTGTCCATCTTCCTGCGGATCGCGCTTCCTTTGTCCCGGCCGGCGATTGCGGGCAGTATCAGCCTGGTCATATTTGAGGTGCTGAGCGATTACGGGGTCACGAGTTATTTTGGCATACAGACCGTCTCCACGGCGATCTTCCAGACCTGGTTCGGGATGTATGACGCCGATTCGGCGATGCGCCTTGCCGCCTGGCTCATGATGATTGTCATCGGCTTGTTCCTGGTCGAAATGCTGCTGCGCAAACGGCGCGCTTACAGCTCGACGACGAGTAAGTCGAGGCCGCTTGTGCCGAGGCGCTTAACGGGAGTTCCCGGGTGGGCGGCCGGCCTGCTGTGTGCAATCGTTTGGTGCGCGGCCTTTTTGTTCCCGCTTATGCAGTTAATCGTATGGGCGGGCTGGACCTTTGACAGCATGTGGAACGCGGGATTGTTCCGGCTGATCTATCAAACCTTGTTCGTGGCTGTCGTCTCCACCTTGATCATCATGATTTTTTCGCTGATTGCCGCTGGGGCGAACCGGACGCGTTCCACCGCTTCCTTTGTGCTCTCCAAGGCGATAACCGCTGGCTATTCGATGCCCGGGGCCATTATCGCCATCGGTGTGCTGGTTGTTTTTTTGAAGCTGGATAAAGTCTGGGCGGCCTTCCATCATCAGCTCACGCTTGGGGGAATCCCCCTCGTGCTAAGCCTGACGCTCGCGATGCTGATCGCGGGGTATGTGATCCGGTTTATGGCTACCGGGTATAACGCCGTGGAAGTCGGGTTTGAGAAAATGGGCCGGAAATATACGGAAGCGTCCCGCATGCTGGGGCACGGAATGACCGCAACCTTTTTCAAGGTGGATCTGCCTTTGATTAAGGGAGCGGTGATGAGCGGATGCCTCCTGACCTTTGTGGAAATCTGCAAAGAGCTGCCGCTGGCTCTAATCCTTAGACCCTTCAATTTCGAGACCCTGACTACAAAAGCTTACCGGTATGCCAGCGATGAACAGATTTTCGAGGCGGCCATTCCCTCATTGCTTATCATTGGCATCAGCTTGATCTCGGTTTACGTTATGCATTATTTAGACAGGAGGTGGGAGCAATGA
- a CDS encoding ABC transporter ATP-binding protein: MSIVDIRNLSFSYERSKSPVINRFSCSIEKGDIVGIVGASGNGKSTLLRLIAGLEIPSGGEIRINGAPVVNEGCYIQPERRGVGMVFQDYALFPHMTVRKNIEFALHRLPRKERGKRLEDMLDLVQLGEFKDRYPHELSGGQQQRVALARALAQKPEVLLMDEPFSNLDAGLKDAIRSELRAILKKAQMTCLFVTHDQQDVEAISDRSIHLGPGSAPGVRVLTC; encoded by the coding sequence ATGAGTATTGTAGACATCCGGAATCTATCCTTCTCTTATGAGCGGAGCAAGTCCCCGGTGATCAACCGGTTCTCCTGTTCCATTGAAAAAGGGGATATCGTCGGAATTGTAGGCGCAAGCGGAAACGGAAAAAGCACGCTGCTGCGGCTGATTGCGGGTCTGGAGATTCCCTCGGGCGGCGAGATTCGGATCAACGGGGCTCCCGTTGTGAATGAGGGCTGCTACATCCAGCCGGAGCGGCGGGGCGTCGGTATGGTGTTTCAGGATTACGCCCTGTTCCCTCATATGACGGTCCGCAAAAATATCGAGTTCGCCCTGCACCGTCTCCCCCGTAAAGAACGGGGCAAACGGCTGGAGGACATGCTTGATCTTGTCCAGCTCGGCGAATTCAAGGATCGGTACCCGCATGAGCTGAGCGGCGGACAGCAGCAGAGGGTGGCGCTCGCCCGGGCGCTGGCGCAGAAGCCGGAGGTGCTGCTGATGGACGAACCCTTTAGCAACCTGGATGCGGGGCTGAAGGACGCGATCCGTTCCGAACTGCGGGCCATTCTAAAGAAAGCGCAAATGACCTGCCTGTTCGTTACCCACGACCAGCAGGATGTGGAGGCGATCAGCGACCGGTCGATTCATCTGGGGCCGGGGTCTGCTCCGGGCGTACGGGTGTTAACCTGCTAA
- a CDS encoding alpha/beta hydrolase family protein yields MVLPKPDGPDAVGTVTFDWTDGNREEKLTDDPGDKRELVVQVWYPAEKTSSPPQFLFPQDPQIFHNYISAFAEGFHLPAFVLDYWKYTRSHSFQDAPVLSSAQPYPLVIINHGMGTSRMLHASQAEHLASHGYIVAAIDHTYSTTATAFSDGHITGFTTELSAEDVYDKARAVGDIWTQDVEFVISQLEALNAGRMETDFKDKVDLNHVGIMGHSFGGATAYNAAYTIAKIKAGINMDGTLIELDHDQMNKPFSDIVSIQTWIRPRKI; encoded by the coding sequence ATTGTTTTACCCAAGCCGGACGGACCGGACGCGGTCGGAACGGTTACCTTCGATTGGACCGACGGAAACCGCGAGGAGAAGCTCACCGACGATCCGGGAGATAAACGCGAGCTCGTCGTACAAGTGTGGTACCCGGCGGAAAAGACATCCAGCCCGCCGCAGTTTCTTTTCCCGCAGGACCCGCAAATCTTTCACAATTACATATCAGCTTTTGCCGAGGGGTTTCATCTGCCTGCATTTGTTCTGGATTATTGGAAATATACGCGCAGCCATTCCTTTCAAGATGCACCCGTCTTATCCTCCGCCCAACCGTACCCCTTGGTTATCATAAACCATGGAATGGGCACCAGCCGAATGCTTCATGCTTCGCAAGCCGAACATCTGGCAAGCCACGGGTATATCGTAGCCGCTATCGACCATACGTACAGCACGACGGCGACGGCATTTTCGGACGGCCATATAACAGGGTTCACAACGGAGCTGTCTGCTGAGGATGTCTATGATAAGGCCCGCGCTGTCGGGGATATATGGACTCAGGATGTAGAGTTTGTCATAAGCCAATTGGAAGCATTAAATGCAGGACGGATGGAGACTGATTTTAAAGATAAAGTCGATTTGAACCATGTAGGCATTATGGGCCATTCTTTCGGCGGGGCAACCGCATATAACGCAGCCTATACGATCGCCAAAATCAAAGCCGGGATTAATATGGACGGGACGCTGATTGAATTGGACCACGATCAAATGAACAAGCCATTTTCAGACATAGTTTCAATACAAACTTGGATAAGACCTCGGAAAATCTAA
- a CDS encoding glycerol dehydrogenase, with amino-acid sequence MTSFVRSITSPKKFICGHGLLAHLNEHIQSFGDNAYVICDEFILERAKNEAGASIAEAGNKATFEKFNYECTKEEIERNRELARKAGANIIVGIGGGKTLDTAKATAYYEKLPVVIFPTLASTDAPCTALSVIYKKDGSFDEYLFLPSNPDVVIADTGILAAAPARFFAAGIGDALATYFEARACYAANGDNLVLMKPSTTGLGIATMCYEALLQHAVKAQRAVEQKVYTRAVEETIEATIYLSGVGAESGGLAAAHAIHNGMTAVPSVHKAQHGEKVTFGLLAQLVLENAPLDELETVIKLVKDVGLPLTLEDLGCTEFIESEWRQVAEAACAEGDTMGNMPFPVEPADVYNAIVTANAIAKTYK; translated from the coding sequence ATGACATCATTTGTACGTTCTATCACCTCACCCAAAAAGTTTATTTGCGGACATGGTTTGCTTGCCCATTTGAATGAGCACATCCAAAGCTTCGGCGACAACGCCTATGTCATTTGCGACGAGTTCATCCTGGAGCGCGCAAAGAACGAAGCAGGCGCCTCGATCGCCGAAGCGGGAAATAAGGCGACGTTTGAAAAATTCAACTATGAATGCACCAAGGAAGAAATTGAGCGCAACCGTGAGCTGGCCCGCAAAGCCGGAGCCAATATTATCGTGGGCATCGGCGGGGGAAAAACGCTGGATACGGCAAAAGCAACGGCCTATTACGAGAAATTGCCGGTTGTTATTTTTCCTACTCTGGCATCGACAGACGCTCCTTGCACGGCCCTGTCCGTCATTTACAAGAAAGACGGCTCCTTTGACGAATATCTCTTCCTGCCGAGCAATCCGGATGTTGTGATTGCCGATACAGGCATCTTGGCGGCCGCGCCGGCACGTTTTTTTGCCGCAGGCATCGGCGATGCGCTCGCAACCTATTTTGAAGCCCGGGCTTGCTATGCCGCGAACGGCGATAACCTCGTCCTGATGAAGCCTTCCACAACAGGCCTTGGCATTGCAACAATGTGCTATGAGGCGCTGCTGCAGCATGCAGTCAAGGCACAACGCGCCGTCGAGCAAAAGGTGTATACCCGCGCGGTTGAAGAAACGATCGAAGCAACCATTTATTTGAGCGGAGTCGGGGCGGAATCCGGCGGCTTGGCTGCTGCGCATGCCATCCATAACGGGATGACGGCTGTACCTTCGGTACATAAAGCCCAGCACGGCGAGAAAGTAACCTTTGGCCTTCTGGCCCAATTGGTGCTCGAAAATGCGCCGCTCGATGAGCTCGAAACGGTCATTAAGCTGGTTAAGGATGTAGGTCTGCCTTTGACGCTCGAAGATCTGGGATGCACGGAATTCATCGAGTCCGAGTGGCGCCAGGTAGCGGAAGCCGCTTGCGCGGAAGGGGACACGATGGGTAATATGCCATTCCCGGTTGAACCGGCGGATGTTTATAACGCGATTGTCACAGCCAATGCTATTGCCAAGACGTATAAGTAA